A genomic segment from Corallococcus soli encodes:
- the hisS gene encoding histidine--tRNA ligase produces MNDLLPGDIEVWQFVEHTVRTLFGRFGYGEVRTPMVEDTALFVRSVGEETDIVGKEMYTFEDKGGRSLSLRPEGTAPAARAYIEHSVSNAEPVSRWFYMGPMFRYERMKTGRYRQFSQIGAEAYGAKEPAQDVELMDMVVQFLEALGLTDVTLNVNSLGDDACRPAYHAKLVEYLNAHREELCADCQQRLERNPLRVLDCKNEKCQAVAGAGPNVLEFLCEPCRTHFSDLQRKLGALGIRYVVNHRLVRGLDYYTRTVFEFIAAHPALGTASTVGGGGRYDKMVKGLGGPDVPAVGFAMGLDRLVLLLKEGGRTFTAQPDLFIAVADADVACQDAGLALTSRLRREGFHVDFDTRGGSLKSQMKRADKSGARFTLVLGGDEVRSGDAKLKPMAGGDLVPVKLDSVGKTLRALPAAPAAAPQG; encoded by the coding sequence ATGAACGACCTTCTGCCCGGCGACATTGAAGTCTGGCAGTTCGTGGAGCACACCGTGCGCACGCTGTTCGGCCGCTTCGGCTACGGCGAGGTGCGCACGCCCATGGTGGAGGACACCGCCCTCTTCGTGCGCAGCGTGGGCGAGGAGACCGACATCGTCGGCAAGGAGATGTACACCTTCGAGGACAAGGGCGGCCGCAGCCTGTCCCTGCGCCCGGAGGGCACCGCGCCCGCGGCCAGAGCGTACATCGAGCACTCGGTGAGCAACGCGGAGCCGGTGTCGCGCTGGTTCTACATGGGGCCCATGTTCCGCTACGAGCGGATGAAGACGGGCCGCTACCGCCAGTTCTCCCAGATTGGCGCGGAGGCGTACGGCGCGAAGGAGCCCGCGCAGGACGTGGAGCTGATGGACATGGTGGTGCAGTTCCTGGAGGCCCTGGGCCTCACGGACGTCACCCTGAACGTCAACTCCCTGGGCGACGACGCGTGCCGGCCCGCCTACCACGCGAAGCTGGTGGAGTACCTCAACGCGCACCGCGAGGAGCTGTGCGCGGACTGCCAGCAGCGGCTGGAGCGCAACCCGCTTCGCGTGCTCGACTGCAAGAACGAGAAGTGCCAGGCGGTGGCCGGGGCCGGGCCCAACGTCCTGGAGTTCCTGTGTGAGCCGTGCCGCACGCACTTCAGTGACTTGCAGCGCAAGCTGGGGGCGCTGGGCATCCGCTACGTGGTGAACCACCGGCTGGTGCGCGGCCTGGACTACTACACGCGCACCGTCTTCGAGTTCATCGCGGCGCATCCCGCGCTGGGCACCGCCAGCACCGTGGGCGGTGGCGGGCGCTACGACAAGATGGTGAAGGGCCTGGGCGGGCCGGACGTGCCCGCGGTGGGCTTCGCCATGGGCCTGGACCGGCTGGTGCTCCTGTTGAAGGAGGGCGGCAGGACGTTCACCGCCCAGCCGGACCTCTTCATCGCCGTGGCGGACGCGGACGTGGCCTGCCAGGACGCGGGGCTGGCGTTGACCAGCCGCCTGCGTCGCGAGGGCTTCCACGTGGACTTCGACACGCGCGGCGGCAGCCTCAAGAGCCAGATGAAGCGCGCGGACAAGTCTGGCGCCCGCTTCACCCTGGTGCTGGGCGGCGACGAGGTCCGCAGCGGGGACGCGAAGCTCAAGCCCATGGCGGGCGGCGACCTCGTGCCCGTGAAGCTGGACTCGGTGGGCAAGACCCTGCGCGCGCTGCCGGCGGCACCCGCAGCGGCGCCCCAGGGCTGA
- a CDS encoding S24/S26 family peptidase — translation MASVPRTASVIDGPRWIPVDGDSMWPSLRAGDVAEVEPLVEAPRPGEVVLARFESSLVLHRVRWCDGDVCALRGDNGGGEDPPLPVFRILGKARRVRRGGAVLEVDHWDVGPRRLGRWRATVKRRLATWLGRTGRS, via the coding sequence ATGGCGAGCGTTCCCCGCACCGCATCCGTGATCGATGGCCCGCGCTGGATTCCCGTGGACGGGGACAGCATGTGGCCGTCGTTGCGTGCGGGTGACGTGGCGGAGGTGGAGCCCCTGGTGGAGGCGCCGCGTCCGGGCGAGGTGGTGCTGGCGCGCTTCGAGTCGTCGCTGGTGCTGCACCGGGTGCGCTGGTGTGACGGCGACGTGTGCGCGCTTCGCGGGGACAACGGCGGGGGTGAAGATCCGCCGCTGCCTGTCTTCCGTATCCTTGGGAAGGCGCGCCGCGTGCGACGTGGGGGCGCCGTGCTGGAAGTGGATCACTGGGACGTGGGCCCGCGACGGCTGGGCCGCTGGCGCGCGACGGTGAAGCGCAGACTGGCCACCTGGCTGGGAAGGACGGGCCGCTCATGA
- a CDS encoding PqqD family protein, whose product MSFAEASVPRRRAGASGEWFGADFLVLDAEGRTLRGLNATAARVWALCDGQRTARAVAEQVALEFSTDVGPVLADTLRFLTELQRRGLVDEVRAPAGAAPVEVR is encoded by the coding sequence ATGAGTTTCGCGGAAGCCAGTGTGCCGCGCAGGCGCGCGGGGGCGTCGGGCGAGTGGTTCGGGGCGGACTTCCTGGTGCTGGACGCGGAGGGGCGCACCCTGCGGGGGCTCAACGCGACGGCGGCGCGCGTCTGGGCGCTCTGTGATGGGCAGCGCACGGCCCGCGCGGTGGCGGAGCAGGTGGCGCTCGAGTTTTCGACCGACGTGGGCCCGGTGCTGGCCGACACGCTGCGCTTCCTGACGGAGCTGCAGCGACGCGGTCTGGTGGATGAAGTGCGCGCGCCGGCCGGTGCCGCGCCTGTGGAGGTTCGATGA
- a CDS encoding outer membrane protein assembly factor BamB family protein has product MNLRTLTLLTTVLLPAVGLAQTWTAKFIAAPGEASARVVMDEESDLVVEVTNTAPAEYDNSRLSEVSFVLPDGYQFLGGLPAAETPGWKIEYFDANSRRLTFQSTVDCSDDADRGLARGQSARFVLSMVAPSDRANDKTDEQLAEGSNGRDQCDGTEYSLDPEAQSWTRSSLNATVTMTPRGLATNGAAVARVVVENRTNANTGTLTVENPTSTSSVPLMTGTKEAPFNKSVPRRGAGVFVLNVRPTAAGTLSARVRARLNNNGATVTAPLADSPMVNVGAFVAAADMDVADAFAGEQVTLRLTVLNTSTTNTYANVRPRAPVLVGNATASLVSGPSPEATTQLAPGVSAQFTWRYQVSGAPGASYQFQAQADATLNGSGVVTGLVTARKGKIVLQRVRLSHEAVSTAATNVMVTYTVQNRGPLPIIEVKLFKPAVNYFAVAAAGPQSVPDWTLYYDDAYFLWESNSGEGIPPGGELSFRVPYSGFSAVTGDTAFRHRMELVQGYNDPRIRVSATMTLLAVTSAPDVQRVTGVARDGSVTLTWDNPFNHGGTLVLRSQGTAPPNTAPVSGTHYAVGDVLGNATVVYSDEFSSASSFTDTTVTNGTTYVYRVFNADDVRRYGPGTQPTSLGLLATPRAHGAGEPLWCYSVGLSTLFQPVTALGAGIFSSFNDSVVGSLTNTANPVEDGAERFRPVKLTAKVGSRFPVVPLLGRPGQQFLVVGDQAGVPAVINAFTGEFLWRNTALGLGNISSFPVTQLLDYANPAYRAKYSNLDLAIFATRVSSAAQNQVVALNAATGALMWRYRPGDLGMVSGGMLVDYTTNRLYVGTKTGVGSTNTLRVLDSLTGVELGRRALGDLEFGVVRNATTNQILVTANDGMVYGLDPATLATVWSVSLAAQPTTSAFTHFVRPLGRGFVASLSNGTVERWEMDANNVPTRLWTTPIAGPSGTFTLNQNGVARIYVGSSDGKVHQLELETGADSGQVSMGPAQDIGTPTIDHTVGRLHVGSADGRLCAFPVPFP; this is encoded by the coding sequence ATGAACCTCCGAACCCTGACGCTCCTCACGACCGTGCTGCTGCCCGCGGTGGGCCTCGCCCAGACCTGGACGGCCAAGTTCATCGCGGCGCCTGGCGAAGCCAGCGCGCGCGTGGTGATGGACGAGGAGTCCGACCTCGTCGTGGAGGTGACGAACACGGCCCCGGCCGAGTATGACAACTCCCGGCTGTCGGAGGTGTCCTTCGTCCTGCCGGACGGCTACCAGTTCCTGGGCGGCCTCCCCGCGGCGGAGACCCCGGGTTGGAAGATTGAGTACTTCGACGCCAACTCGCGGCGCCTCACCTTCCAGTCCACGGTGGACTGCTCGGATGACGCGGATCGCGGGCTGGCGCGGGGACAATCCGCGCGCTTCGTGCTGAGCATGGTCGCCCCGTCGGATCGCGCGAACGACAAGACGGATGAGCAGTTGGCGGAGGGCTCCAATGGCCGCGACCAGTGCGACGGCACCGAGTACTCCCTCGACCCCGAAGCCCAGTCGTGGACGCGCTCCAGCCTGAACGCCACGGTGACGATGACGCCCCGGGGCCTCGCGACCAACGGGGCGGCCGTGGCCCGGGTCGTGGTGGAGAACCGCACCAACGCGAACACGGGGACGCTCACGGTGGAGAACCCCACGTCCACGAGCTCCGTGCCCCTGATGACCGGGACCAAGGAAGCGCCGTTCAACAAGTCGGTGCCCCGACGGGGCGCGGGCGTCTTCGTGCTCAACGTGCGGCCGACCGCCGCCGGCACGCTGTCGGCCCGGGTCCGGGCGCGTCTGAACAACAATGGCGCCACCGTCACCGCGCCGCTGGCCGACTCGCCGATGGTGAACGTGGGCGCCTTCGTCGCGGCAGCGGACATGGACGTGGCGGATGCATTCGCCGGTGAGCAGGTGACGCTGCGGCTCACGGTGCTCAACACGTCCACCACGAACACGTACGCGAACGTGCGCCCGCGCGCGCCGGTGTTGGTGGGCAACGCGACCGCGTCGCTCGTGTCGGGGCCTTCTCCGGAGGCGACGACGCAGCTGGCGCCAGGCGTCTCCGCGCAGTTCACCTGGCGCTACCAGGTGTCCGGGGCTCCCGGCGCGAGCTACCAGTTCCAGGCGCAGGCGGACGCGACGCTCAATGGTTCAGGGGTGGTGACCGGCCTGGTCACCGCGCGCAAGGGGAAGATCGTCCTGCAGCGCGTGCGGCTGAGCCACGAGGCGGTGTCCACCGCGGCGACGAACGTCATGGTCACGTACACGGTGCAGAACCGGGGTCCGCTGCCCATCATCGAGGTGAAGCTCTTCAAGCCGGCGGTGAACTACTTCGCCGTGGCCGCGGCCGGGCCGCAGTCGGTCCCTGACTGGACCCTCTACTACGACGACGCGTACTTCCTCTGGGAGTCGAACTCCGGCGAGGGCATCCCTCCGGGCGGCGAGCTCTCCTTCCGCGTTCCCTATTCGGGCTTCTCCGCCGTCACCGGGGACACGGCGTTCCGCCACCGCATGGAGCTGGTCCAGGGCTACAACGATCCGCGCATCCGCGTGAGCGCGACGATGACGCTGCTCGCGGTGACGAGCGCGCCGGACGTCCAGCGCGTCACCGGCGTGGCGCGCGACGGCAGCGTGACGCTGACGTGGGACAACCCGTTCAATCACGGTGGCACCCTGGTGCTGCGCTCGCAGGGGACGGCGCCGCCAAACACCGCGCCCGTCAGCGGCACGCACTACGCGGTGGGGGACGTGCTGGGCAACGCGACCGTCGTCTACTCGGACGAGTTCAGCTCCGCCTCCAGCTTCACGGACACCACCGTCACCAACGGCACGACGTACGTCTACCGCGTCTTCAACGCGGACGACGTGCGCCGGTACGGCCCGGGCACCCAGCCCACCTCGCTGGGCCTGCTCGCCACGCCGCGAGCGCACGGGGCAGGGGAGCCGCTGTGGTGCTACTCGGTGGGCCTGTCCACGCTGTTCCAGCCCGTCACCGCGCTGGGGGCGGGCATCTTCAGCTCCTTCAACGATTCGGTGGTGGGCAGCCTCACGAACACGGCCAACCCGGTGGAGGACGGCGCGGAGCGCTTCCGGCCGGTGAAGCTGACGGCCAAGGTGGGCAGCCGCTTCCCGGTGGTTCCGCTGCTGGGCCGGCCGGGGCAGCAGTTCCTGGTCGTGGGTGATCAGGCCGGGGTCCCGGCGGTGATCAACGCGTTCACGGGCGAGTTCCTGTGGCGCAACACCGCGCTGGGCCTGGGCAACATCAGCTCGTTCCCCGTCACGCAGCTGCTGGACTACGCGAACCCGGCGTACCGGGCGAAGTACTCGAACTTGGACCTGGCCATCTTCGCGACGCGCGTGTCGTCCGCCGCGCAGAACCAGGTGGTCGCGCTGAACGCGGCCACGGGCGCGTTGATGTGGCGCTACCGCCCCGGGGATCTGGGCATGGTCAGCGGCGGCATGCTGGTGGACTACACGACGAACCGGCTCTACGTCGGGACCAAGACGGGCGTGGGCAGCACGAACACCCTGCGGGTGCTCGACAGCCTCACCGGCGTGGAGCTGGGACGCCGGGCGCTGGGGGACCTGGAGTTCGGCGTGGTGCGCAACGCGACGACCAACCAGATCCTCGTCACCGCGAACGACGGCATGGTGTACGGGCTGGATCCGGCCACGCTCGCGACGGTGTGGTCGGTGTCGCTCGCCGCGCAGCCGACGACCTCCGCGTTCACCCACTTCGTGCGCCCGCTGGGCCGGGGCTTCGTGGCCAGCCTCTCCAACGGCACGGTGGAGCGCTGGGAGATGGATGCGAACAACGTCCCCACGCGGTTGTGGACGACACCCATCGCGGGGCCCTCCGGAACCTTCACCCTCAACCAGAACGGCGTGGCGCGCATCTACGTCGGCAGCTCGGACGGCAAGGTGCACCAGCTGGAGCTGGAGACCGGCGCTGATTCGGGCCAGGTGTCGATGGGTCCCGCGCAGGACATCGGCACTCCGACCATCGACCACACCGTGGGCCGGCTGCACGTCGGTTCGGCGGATGGTCGCCTCTGCGCCTTCCCGGTGCCCTTCCCATGA
- the miaA gene encoding tRNA (adenosine(37)-N6)-dimethylallyltransferase MiaA, translating into MTVAETRVPLTVIAGPTASGKTALAIAWAREAGGEIVSADSQQVYRAFDIGTAKPSLEELSAVPHHLVSVVDPLEPFSAAEYQRRADAAIADITSRGRPVFVVGGTGLYLRVLLHGVVDAPGALPALRAELEAVASEQGREAVHRRLAEVDPETAAKLPPQDLVRVIRALEIHAQTGIPASEFRRAHAFAPDRYAFRLFVLNPPRDALYAAINTRAEALFAQGLVEETRALLEQGYADAAPMRSVGYVQARAVVEGRMTREEAILDTAQETRRYAKRQLTWFRREPGAVFLTPPYARPEA; encoded by the coding sequence ATGACGGTGGCTGAGACGCGGGTTCCCTTGACGGTGATCGCTGGGCCCACGGCGTCGGGCAAGACGGCGCTCGCCATCGCCTGGGCTCGGGAGGCGGGCGGCGAGATTGTCAGCGCGGATTCGCAGCAGGTGTATCGCGCCTTCGACATCGGCACCGCGAAGCCCTCCCTGGAGGAGCTGTCCGCCGTGCCGCACCACCTCGTCTCGGTCGTGGATCCGCTGGAGCCCTTCTCCGCCGCCGAGTACCAGCGCCGTGCGGACGCGGCCATCGCGGACATCACGTCGCGCGGACGCCCGGTGTTCGTCGTGGGCGGCACCGGCCTGTACCTCCGCGTGCTGCTGCATGGCGTGGTGGACGCACCCGGTGCCCTGCCTGCCCTGCGCGCGGAACTGGAAGCAGTGGCGTCTGAGCAGGGGAGGGAGGCCGTGCACCGCCGGCTGGCCGAAGTGGATCCGGAGACCGCGGCGAAGCTGCCTCCCCAGGACCTGGTGCGCGTCATCCGCGCGCTGGAGATCCACGCGCAGACGGGCATCCCGGCCTCGGAGTTCCGCCGCGCCCATGCCTTCGCGCCGGATCGCTACGCCTTCCGCCTGTTCGTGCTCAACCCGCCCCGCGACGCGCTGTACGCCGCCATCAACACGCGCGCGGAGGCGCTGTTCGCCCAGGGGCTGGTGGAGGAGACCCGGGCCCTGTTGGAGCAGGGCTATGCGGACGCCGCCCCCATGCGCAGCGTCGGCTACGTGCAGGCCCGTGCCGTGGTGGAAGGCCGGATGACCCGCGAGGAGGCCATCCTCGACACGGCCCAGGAGACCCGCCGGTACGCCAAGCGCCAGCTCACCTGGTTCCGCCGGGAGCCCGGCGCGGTGTTCCTCACGCCGCCCTACGCCCGCCCCGAAGCCTGA
- a CDS encoding HdeD family acid-resistance protein, translating to METRYERAPDPRPERPPRSTSTLWGAPFLLGMLTAVAGFVLLGATFFTSVVTIYFVGLMLVIGGIAEIVAAVRMRSEGGGPFWSFMLGGVLTTVVGVLTVMFPGAGLASLTLLLAGYFFASGLFHAITSVMDRYAQWGWDLAYGLISIFLGISVMARWPTSSVWLVGTLVGVAVLFRGISMMSGSLALRRGIRRVTA from the coding sequence ATGGAAACGAGATACGAACGCGCGCCGGACCCTCGACCGGAGCGTCCTCCCCGAAGCACCTCGACCCTCTGGGGCGCCCCCTTCCTGCTGGGCATGCTGACGGCGGTCGCCGGCTTCGTGTTGCTGGGAGCCACGTTCTTCACCAGCGTCGTCACCATCTACTTCGTGGGCCTGATGCTGGTGATTGGTGGCATCGCGGAGATCGTCGCCGCCGTGCGCATGCGCTCCGAAGGCGGTGGCCCGTTCTGGTCCTTCATGCTGGGCGGGGTCCTGACCACCGTCGTCGGCGTCCTCACCGTCATGTTCCCGGGGGCCGGACTCGCCTCCCTCACGCTGCTGCTCGCCGGCTACTTCTTCGCCAGCGGCCTCTTCCACGCCATCACCTCCGTCATGGACCGCTACGCCCAGTGGGGCTGGGACCTGGCCTACGGCCTCATCTCCATCTTCCTGGGCATCAGCGTCATGGCGCGCTGGCCCACGTCCTCCGTCTGGCTGGTGGGGACCCTCGTCGGCGTCGCCGTGCTCTTCCGGGGCATCTCGATGATGTCGGGTTCGCTGGCGCTGCGCCGGGGCATCCGCCGCGTCACGGCCTGA